In Glycine max cultivar Williams 82 chromosome 10, Glycine_max_v4.0, whole genome shotgun sequence, the DNA window atggATTTTTAATTAACACTGACAATTCTCTATTTTTAAGGGCTTTCAATATATTACAATGctacactattaaaaaaaagattttctaCATCGCTTAATTAACATAGGTTATtgtcaaaatcgatgttaacaaaagcgcggtggtatttttgtaaataaatggagttacttaacatcggttttaaaaaaatcgatgttaactacttcatgttaacatcggttatttatttaaataaccgatgttaagataaatgtgttaacatcggttttgtcaaaaccgatgttaacttcatagagttaacatcggttctttcaaaaccgatgttaaggagttgatcttaatatcggttttaaaaaaaatcgatgttacctagttgatgttaacatcggttttctaaaaatcgatgttaactatattaagttaacatcgggtatccttaaaaaaccgatgttgttatgtttataagttaaaacGTTGAAGAAATTTCATAACCTGCGCGCTCGAAAACCCTGCacttgttcttctctttctcctctcgCCTGAAATCTGTTGGAAACCACTTGCTCGACACCCACATTGTCCCACATTGTTTTCAATACTGCCGGAAACCGCTCGCTCGAATCCACAAAACCCCCTATCGAAGAAAACCCTACACTGCTCTTGGAACTGTGGCTCCAAGAAAACCCTACATACACTCCTCCGCTAGGTACTAGGGTGCTGAAACAGTTGGTGTTAGTCACTTTTCCGCGAGGTACTAGGGTGCTGAAACACTCGTGGGTGCTCAAAGCTCAAAGCTTTCTCCGCGAGGTACTAGGGTACTAGCTAGCTGCCTATAATTTGGCTTTCTGTTGCAAATAGCTGTGTATGTATTGGCAAGGTTCAGTTCCCATTTCAACTTACCTAACTTGAAACTTTTTGTTTATATTGGCCTTATTTTGTGCTACAATTATAGGATACAACTACTGATAAATTAATTTGGGTCAAGGAAAACTTCAAGTGTGCGCGGATTCTAATAGTTCCCACTGCCCCTCACTGTTTCGGTTCGAGGTAAGTTTGgtcattttgtgatttttagttTAGTATAGCATACATGTTAAATGTTGTCTCTGCTTTGTCAGTGTTTGGGTATGATATATAAGTGTCTTTGTTGTCTCTCTTAAGTTCCcttttatgaaattgatgttgtCAATACACCTTACTTGTATTGGGTAAGCTATGATagtgaaatttatatataacagagttaaaaaattatattttgaaactatGGAAACTATGGATATCCTAATTGGACTCCTTGTGGTTGCTATTGAATGATTTGCAATCTCCGGCAATATGAATATTTGTCATCTCCTATCTGCCACCTTAATTATTGACCCATTTGTCATCTCCTGCAATAACCAAACATTGTACTATCAGTATTTGTCAATCAGTTTCTCGAGTTGACAATATATCAAACGTGCTTAGGAAGAGTGAAGTAACATTGTCTTCTTAAAGGATTCTTTTCTTATGGTAACTGCTTCTCTCTATTGAGTAGAATGTATGAACTTCTTAAAGGCCAAAGTTTTGGAGACGTTATTTACTAGATTAAATTACACTCACACTCCTTGAGGTTTAGTCAAAATTCTGTGAATACCCCTCATTTTTCTACTCTTACACTATCCGtcttaattgtttgaaaaaaaacattacactTAACCCCCCCTAATTGTATTAAAAACATTATGTTGCATACCCTTGTAAGAGATGTGgttgtaaatattaaaaaacatgaGTTGCTTGATGGGTGCAATATCAAGAAATCATAAGGAGTGTTGGAATAATTTACTTTTCTACTATAAAAAGAAGATACTAGGGGGAAAATCTagattgaattaatttattaggaTGTTAAATGCTACAACTAAAATATGATGTTTAAGTTTTCatcaataaaaagataaataataaaaaaaaaccagtaTCTTAATGTACCTTGTAAGCTGAACCAGGATAGAAAAAGTCCTCAGCACCAAAGGACATGTCAAGATTTCTCCTGCCACCAATGATCTCTAAAAGAAGCATTCCATAGTTGTAAACGTCAGCTTTTACAATTATAGGGTGATTACTAACCCATTGTGGTGCCAAATAACCTTTAGCGCCTCTAACCATTGTCACCACATGAGAGTGCTCCCTTCTTATCAATTTGGCCAGCCCAAAATTAGATACTTTGGGACAAAAGTTTTCGTCTACCAATATATTTTGCAGTTTGATGTCACAATGTATTATCCGATCCCTACACTGCTCATGAAAGTATGCAATCCCTTGTGCAATAGCTATGGCTATATTTGAACGAGTTGTCCAATCTAACAATCTATCTCGACCTTGATATGAAGGGAAGATCCATTTATCCAAGGATCCATTTTTCATGAACTCATAAACGAGAAGCCTGCAAAACAATATTTGTCAAAGCCAATTAAAAccattaaaaattatgtatgtCTTATTAATCCTTAAACAGTCTTATGGGGAGCTAAAAGTAAATTGAAGCCTTCTTGATGACTAAATGATAGTTCCTAGTCAGCAAAACAATGAGAACTTTCCATCTCCCTTTTAAAAGTTCTTTTTTTGTGAACACTGCAAATACAGTAATAAACTCAACAAAACAATGAGAACTACCATGATGAGAACAGTAGGAATAATCACAGGCTTCTCCTTTGCACTTTCCATTCCATCAGAGGAGCTATTAGACCCTCCTGCTTGGCCTTCTGAAGTCCATGACCCATTTGCTCTGACCTTTACAAACAAAGTTGAGCTAGTATCCTGAAAACCACCAAAACTAAAGCTCCTCAACACCCAACAAAATGACCTCTCCTCATTTAGCCCAAAAACAAAAGCCACACAATCACAATCTGACAAGCAAGCATCCCCACATTTTAACACATTAGAAATATCACTATATTAGCTATTATTGAAAATTCAGAAAAATAGTAGTTGGTTTGCTGCACCGCTGAAATCCTAAACTATGGTGTCAGGTTTTCATGCTTGCCATTGCAATTTCCGACAAGAGATGAATTATCATAGCACTGGCCATACCTTGTACTTCCCTAGAAAACTATGCTGTTGCCCAGTTATCATCATGTCCACATCTCGGTCCAGCGTGATTTTCACTGGTCGATTTAAAAGATAAGATGGAACTGAAGCAGCAACAGCAATAAAGGCTGATCTTGTCTCCTTCCCCCCAAATCCACCACCAACTCGTTTTGTTTTGCAAACTACCTTTGACATGGGAAGGCCAAGAACATAAGAAACATATTTCTGGTGCTTCTGAGGAGCCTGCAACAACACAATGTTATTTTCACAATATAGTTATTTCCTTCAAGCCATAAATTTAGGCCAATACAAGCCAAACACTAACACTCACACACATGGgttgtttgtttcatttttttaagattctaGTTTGGGGAGTGGTTGTTATAGCCACTACTTTTTCATCTTGTTCAATACTTCTTTCAAGCTAAGCATGCCTTATGTTTAGCTTGTTCTCTAATAGTATTAAATTTAGcttcttcttaaaaaaaaaactaacactcacacacacacataacttCTGTTAGGATCCAATTACAAAGTATGGGACTTGAGTCCCACATTGGAAGTATAGGAATCTAATGTGGGGTTTATAAGGCCATACATAGGCTCTCCAACCACAACAACTAGCTTTTGTGGTCTGATTCTCCCAAGGTTCTCCTAAGGTTtataaggaattatttgtagGATACCTTGAACCAAGATGAAGCCTCAACTAAGCCTTCCTTCCGTGATAATGCGTTATAGGACATGTGGGGCTTTTTATTTGTAGGATACCTACCTACCAATAATAATCTGTATGGGGTTGGTGGCTTGTCATGAAAATTTTGTGTCTTGCAAATACTTGTATCATACAATTAGTAATCTAAGATCCTTCTAATCTTTTGTTTCCCAGGAACTCTATAGCTAGAAGATACATTTGATTGGGTTTTAGTGGTCAGCTGATCGAGGTACGAGGTTTATTTGCTACTCATCAGTCGCTTTGCTGGACTTGCTAGACGTAATCTTGCATATACTGAGGTGAGGTACGACTTGATCGAGGTACAAGGTGACGAAGATACATTTCCTTGATATTTTTGTATGCTTTGCTGTGCTGATGATTTTGTTGGTGAGAATTGCAATTGTGATGTCATGCTATCTTGAAACAAAAGCTGACAATTAAAAGGATATTGATTAGTATGAATAATAGGGAAGTTAGgccttaattatcatgctatttTGATAAAGAGCTCATAAAATCTCCGAACCTTGTTCATATATTCGTCCGAATTGTGAGTGTTCtagtgaaaatgaagaaatcccCTACTAAAGGATATCGATAAGCAATTCACAAAGTAAACAAGGCTGATAGTGTATGTTGTTTCTTAAATATGTagtgtatattttatattttgtagttgCTTTTTGAAGGATAATTCATTGGTCACCTATGTAGTGTGTATCTGGATTCAATTCATGGTTGCGTGTCTTTCAATTTACTTGCATCCAAATATACTAATATTATAGGAGCCGTACACCCGAGTGGGTGTTGACCTTGGTCAATACTTTGCTACATGAGTTGGTTATGCCATTTTGGACTCAGGTGTTCTATACTACAAATTGAACCTTAACTCTAGTTTAGAAcagtttcaatttcaataatgatggaaaggggggaaaagataTTTGAGTTTGGGGTTTTATGCACCATACCTTTCATCCTCTTTCTTTTAGACaactttgtttttagtttttactaataggaagaaaaggaaaaagataataaaagctAAAGCAACTAAATATTTAGTGggattattcaaaaaaaattatgagatcGAATCTATCaaataaatgatgaaatttAATAGTATTTCAATGGCAAGACAATTGAGATATATAAGTCtaagttagaaaattaaattaaaataaataaattatcaaattaaaacttaaaatcattAACTTTTCTCTTGGCAATTAAAATATGAAGTTCTTGGATGAACTCTTGTCGCGTTTTCTTGGCCAATTATCAAGCTCCTCACTACTACTAACTCTTCTTGAAAGCATCTTCTCTTTGGTGTAAACCTCCAGCTCTGGctctaattttgattctttGAGTTCTCTTTGAGCTATTTTTCTTTCCATCAGTATTTCCTTCTCGCTGGCCTTGAGAGCTTCAATCCATGCCTCAGCTGCTGCTACTTTTTTATCAACAATTTCTTCTACTGAAGCTGCATGATTTGTTAGATACTCATACTCAAATTTTGAGATAGTGATCATGGAACTATGCTGTGCTGTTAAAGCTGTTTCTCTCATGGTACTCTCAGTAAGAGTTTTCAGCTTCTCTAGGACTAGAGCTTAAGATGCTTTGGCTACTTCTAGCTCTTGCATGACGCCTTGCAATCTTTCCTCGGTCATGTCTATATCAAACTCAACTTTTTGAATTTCTTCCTTGGTGGCTGCAACCTCCTGTCTTACATcctcattttccttttttgcttcttcTGTTTCTGTCTTCAGCTTTTCAAGAGTATGAGACAGACTCATGACTATGGATCTGGCCTTTTTCTCAGCAGCAGACACAACTTCTAATTTAGACTTTGCTCTCAAAATCTTGAAATTGAGATTTTGAACTATTGAGTCTACTTTCCCTTCCTTCTTCTTCAACCTATTTGTCTCAGCAGTGACATGCTTCAACTCAGTTCTTATGATATCCAAAGAGGCCATAAACTGCAAACCTTCTTCTCTAACCAAAGCTAATTCTATCCTAGCTGCCTCCAATTCTTCAGTTATAGTTTGTAACACTATAGAGTCTTCTGATTCCTCCCCTTTTTTGAATCTTCCTTCCAATTGCTTTGCACTCCCATCTCCTTGAACCCTTTTATCCATTTCCTTAACTGACTTTAACTCATCCTGCAAGAAATCAACATATGATATTGTCATAGCCAATTTCATTTCAAGCTCCTTTGACTCATCAATCTCTTCAATGGCCTCCTTCAACTTTCTCCTCGTGCTTTCCAATTTGAATGAAAATTCATTTGCTTCCTGTTTTCTCTGGGTCTCAATATCTGTCAGTTCTTTCGAAGCCTCAATCCGGGTAACGGATGGTGCGTCCATCATAGTTGTTCATGTATGGGAtactgatgtgccattattttctcctatttcttaatcctttttgcaccattttaagtactgattaatcttaattgtcaaattaattaggcagttttattatttgggcccattcagctaatttgatgtttttaatctaatttcaagaattaatgaagcattgggcttgaatctagaatttgGTTTGGACTtaaagagggcagactattttattctacaaaattttatcttatctagactttatcttatctagatattatttagatttgatctcatctagatattatttcatctagatcttatcttatgttaccttatctagatttgattttattttatttatggtctTGGATTTacaacagatttgtaagctttggggctggaaaactatataacaacaccaaggttctagtttaggtctctcttctctttctccttttttcgtTTTTGGCAATTCCAGTtctgagttttatttttatcaataaaatttcattcttcaatctataatttcattctctattgattaatggaaggctaagtccccaacattgttttctcttgaggatcaagcacagttctctttgaggttctattattactgttaaattctgttcagtttttcctcttcactaattactctgaattcgttgctattaattcatgcatgcttagtgcttgattaattgtctctacgcttaatttacgttcatgcttaatgattgtttatgagtaattggtgtatgtgttgcttagtcacataatgaatgccttatgttaaatttcgcttagtaatttaatttagggttggattaagtggttaaactgataaaggataaattctcgcaacctaggataagagacttgcttgtgaatcaagggaaaacaacgtattttaattctgatattttttaattcaattttactcgctgtttaatttacaaaagcgaACAACCCCCCCctaattcgttactattttcctactatctgtcatgaacatttggtgtatcattgctcgttgggaaacgacctaggatcacttcctaattactacattttaatgtttatttgattcgggtacgatcTCGATCAGATACCTTTCTGGCCAAACTGCACTAACCTAACCTTGCAGAGCTTGAACTGCCATTTACACAACATACAAAGAATATATGCTAAACCATAGCCATTAAGTAGGAAAAATTGTAActccaaaatgaaataaaataaaaaactataaaagtcCTGAAATTGACATTTTAAAGGTTCATTAGCATCAACACATTTGCTAGCCTTTATATAAGATAACTAAACACATCAAAGGTACACATTTTACCAGAGTTCGGACAGGAACTGTTTCTACAACTAATTTGGTTAGGTCAATTCAAGCTCACATTTTACCATAGTCTATTCACAAGCCAGTGGGGAATGTTAGAAATAAGGGTTAACATTTACAGTGTTTGTAATTCTGAGGACAAGACTACATATATCAGATTCAGAATTGGTCAAGCTCAATAAACAATAAGAACTTTAGCATATTATTTCCCCCTGATAATGTAACATATTTTGGTTGCATAACATGAAACAAACTGTTATTCTAAAAATTGAGAAGCTGCAAACATACCCATGAAACTAGAAGGGTAATTCTTGTCAGTCCTAACGTTGCCATCGACAAGAACATGTCGCTGCATCAGAATAGCAATGAGTTGATGGTATGTCAGAGCATACTTCAGCCGGTTTCGCAGAATTTAAAATCCCAAAACTGTATCTCCCTCTAATCTGAATCTCTGTCTTGTAAAACTGAACTGTGCATTCTTCCTTCACTGGTAAAATCTGCTTTTTTATCCTCCTACACCACCTGTATAAGCAGCTCCTATTTAGTGCTTCACTACGAAAATCCACCTCCAAAGttgtctatgtgtgtgtgtgtctcttAAATTAACACTGCTGCCACACACAAACTGCAACCATCCTAATTTTGTGACCAATATACCCAATTAATGACCAatacacacacagaaacacacacacacacacagagaaacacacacacggacaaagacacacacacacatagacatagacacacacacacacacacacacacacacacacacacactctctctctctctagcaATTATGTTGCTAGTCCTACTTCTGTTGATCCCACAACAGATTCAAATTCCAACTCTAGTTCTCCTATCAATGCTGATTCTAGTCCTACTATTGAGCCTGCAGCTCCT includes these proteins:
- the LOC102670544 gene encoding G-type lectin S-receptor-like serine/threonine-protein kinase At5g24080 — its product is MSYNALSRKEGLVEASSWFKAPQKHQKYVSYVLGLPMSKVVCKTKRVGGGFGGKETRSAFIAVAASVPSYLLNRPVKITLDRDVDMMITGQQHSFLGKYKDTSSTLFVKVRANGSWTSEGQAGGSNSSSDGMESAKEKPVIIPTVLIMVVLIVLLSLLLLLVYEFMKNGSLDKWIFPSYQGRDRLLDWTTRSNIAIAIAQGIAYFHEQCRDRIIHCDIKLQNILVDENFCPKVSNFGLAKLIRREHSHVVTMVRGAKGYLAPQWVSNHPIIVKADVYNYGMLLLEIIGGRRNLDMSFGAEDFFYPGSAYKEMTNGSIIKVADRR